The following proteins come from a genomic window of Platichthys flesus chromosome 1, fPlaFle2.1, whole genome shotgun sequence:
- the plekhf1 gene encoding LOW QUALITY PROTEIN: pleckstrin homology domain-containing family F member 1 (The sequence of the model RefSeq protein was modified relative to this genomic sequence to represent the inferred CDS: inserted 5 bases in 3 codons): MYEGTGTPLRDMLLSNVKAGARKTLTFDQENLKRIRAVEISLGPSGKPLSQPGRVLVGQGQLMKQSHRGPQPKXFFRFNDELLYGSIILKGRWCQNQQIILLEDIQQENMEDGVKMKNQWLIRSPRKSFFVAAASYEEKXTWIEHMEDCXFRLLQGGNRRPGSTFAVTWIPDQAATICMRFYNEFTVTQRRHHCRKCGFAVCSSCSKNRAVVRHIHSTKRLRVCCMCHLSLLSIGETGLAEDGVEGSVEEEEAEEQVEDHDISEWMDSQMDSWSIYIYLKPEHVRPSRIQHSDLG; this comes from the exons ATGTACGAGGGAACTGGCACTCCATTGAGAGATATGCTGTTGAGTAATGTGA AGGCGGGAGCTAGAAAGACTCTAACATTTGATCAGGAAAATCTGAAGCGGATCCGTGCTGTTGAGATTTCACTTGGGCCATCAGGGAAGCCCCTCTCCCAGCCTGGTCGGGTTCTGGTTGGACAGGGCCAGTTGATGAAGCAGAGCCATCGGGGGCCCCAGCCTAA GTTCTTCCGCTTCAATGATGAGCTTTTGTATGGCAGCATCATCCTGAAGGGACGCTGGTGCCAAAACCAGCAGATCATCCTTCTAG aagacattcaGCAGGAAAACATGGAAGATGGTGTGAAAATGAAGAACCAATGGTTGATTCGTTCACCACGCAAGTCATTCTTCGTGGCAGCTGCCTCATATGAGGAGA CAACTTGGATAGAGCATATGGAGGACTG TTTCAGACTGCTGCAGGGTGGGAACCGCAGACCTGGCTCTACTTTTGCTGTCACCTGGATCCCTGACCAAGCTGCTACCATCTGCATGCGCTTTTACAACGAGTTCACTGTGACCCAACGTAGACACCACTGCAGAAAATGTGGCTTTGCGGTCTGCAGCTCATGCTCCAAGAATCGAGCAGTAGTTAGACATATTCACTCAACTAAGCGGTTAAGGGTCTGCTGCATGTGTCACTTGAGTCTTCTGAGCATTGGGGAGACAGGCTTGGCTGAAGATGGGGTAGAAGGGTCcgttgaagaagaggaggcagaggagcaaGTGGAAGACCATGACATAAGCGAGTGGATGGACTCCCAGATGGACTCCTGGTCAATCTATATCTACCTCAAACCAGAGCATGTGAGGCCCTCACGAATACAGCACTCAGACTTGGgctaa
- the rwdd3 gene encoding RWD domain-containing protein 3 — translation MFEAVLEEVSVLSSIYCGEGEFQLLGQSAQDGLLVKINSTVLGADRDTSLLFHLHPRYPSCAPDISVSSTALSRTQCHDIRQKLLDQAATLPAEPMVHKLVEWLQQCEEVKEEQSTGEDGVKERWTAVLSLDHIRSRSRYMGLLERWSQQLQLTVIVLVGRHILVILQGTKPCIKEFYHLLKTVKVDVDSSGKKCKERMMKVLIETPLSCSYEHGLQRFEVKDYKMLPGLSAAFQELHITELYDQILPLLGDLTAHRSPQ, via the exons ATGTTTGAAGCTGTCTTAGAGGAGGTCTCAGTGTTGTCGTCGATATACTGCGGAGAAGGAGAGTTCCAGCTCTTGGGGCAGTCTG CTCAGGATGGACTCCTTGTCAAAATTAACAGCACCGTGTTAGGAGCGGACAGGGACACGAGTCTGTTGTTCCATCTGCACCCGCGTTACCCCTCCTGTGCCCCCGacatctctgtctcctccaccgCTCTCTCCAGGACCCAGTGTCATGACATAAGACAGAAGCTACTGGACCAAGCTGCTACTTTACCAGCAGAGCCAATGGTTCACAAGCTCGTAGAGTGGTTACAG CAGTGTGAGGAGGTGAAAGAGGAGCAGAGTACAGGTGAAGATGGGGTGAAAGAGAGATGGACTGCAGTGCTGTCGTTGGACCACATCCGGTCTAGAAGTCGTTACATGGGGCTCCTGGAGCGCTGGAGCCAGCAGCTACAGCTGACTGTGATTGTATTAGTGGGACGGCATATACTGGTTATTCTGCAGGGAACCAAACCCTGCATCAAG GAGTTTTATCACCTGTTGAAGACAGTAAAGGTGGACGTGGATTCTTCAGGGAAAAAATGCAaggagaggatgatgaaggtTCTCATTGAAACCCCTTTGTCTTGCTCCTATGAACATGG TCTCCAGAGATTTGAGGTGAAGGACTACAAGATGTTACCAGGGCTGAGCGCAGCCTTTCAGGAACTCCACATTACCGAGCTTTACGACCAGATACTGCCTTTGTTGGGTGACTTGACAGCACACAGGTCACCACAGTGA